One window of Strix aluco isolate bStrAlu1 chromosome 24, bStrAlu1.hap1, whole genome shotgun sequence genomic DNA carries:
- the SMARCD2 gene encoding SWI/SNF-related matrix-associated actin-dependent regulator of chromatin subfamily D member 2, translating into MAGRGAFPLSPLPPAAAPPPPGPGPAILRGPSPAPAAAAAPGYRPMGPAAAQYQRPGMPPGSRMPMAGLQVGPPGAPPYGAASPMRPGLPQSMMDPFRKRLLTPQAQPPLATQRRGVKRRKMADKVLPQRIRELVPESQAYMDLLAFERKLDQTIARKRMEIQEAIKKPLTQKRKLRIYISNTFTPAKEEGEGGERVASWELRVEGKLLEDPSKQKRKFSSFFKSLVIELDKELYGPDNHLVEWHRLPTTQETDGFQVKRPGDVNVKCTLLLMLDHQPPQYKLDPRLARLLGVHTQTRASIMQALWLYIKHNKLQDSHEKEYINCNRYFRQIFNCVRMRFSEIPMKLAGLLQHPDPIIINHTISVDPNDQKKTACYDIDVEVDDPLKAQMSNFLASTTNQQEIASLDAKIHETIESINQLKTQRDFMLSFSNNPQDFIQEWIKSQRRDLKIITDVIGNPEEERRAEFYQQPWAQEAVGRHIFAKVQQRRQELEQVLGIRLT; encoded by the exons atgGCCGGCCGCGGCGCCTTCCCGCTcagcccgctgccccccgccgccgccccgccgcccccggggcccgGCCCAGCCATCCTGCGGGGCCCCAGCCCGGCtccggccgctgccgccgccccgggctaCCGCCCCATGGGCCCGGCCGCCGCGCAGTACCAG CGCCCCGGGATGCCGCCTGGCAGCCGGATGCCCatggcagggctgcaggtgggacCACCAGGAGCCCCCCCGTACGGAGCAGCCTCCCCGATGAGACCCGGCCTGCCGCAGTCCATGATGGACCCCTTCAGGAAGCGCCTGCTGACCCCCCAGGCGCAGCCACCGCTGGCCACCCAGAGGAGAGG ggtgaagaggaggaagatggctGACAAGGTTCTGCCGCAGAGG ATCCGGGAACTGGTCCCAGAATCCCAGGCCTACATGGACCTCCTCGCCTTTGAGCGCAAGCTGGACCAAACCATCGCTCGGAAGAGGATGGAGATTCAGGAGGCCATTAAGAAGCCGCTGACG CAAAAGCGGAAGCTGAGGATTTACATCTCCAACACTTTCACCCCAGCCAAAGAAGAAGGGGAGGGTGGCGAGCGCGTGGCCTCCTGGGAGCTACGTGTGGAGGGCAAACTGCTGGAGGAC CCGAGCAAGCAGAAGAGGAAGTTCTCCTCCTTTTTCAAGAGCCTCGTCATCGAGCTGGACAAAGAGCTGTACGGGCCAGACAACCATCTGGTGGAG TGGCACCGGCTGCCCACAACCCAGGAGACTGACGGCTTCCAAGTGAAGCGTCCCGGCGACGTCAATGTGAAATGCACTCTGCTGCTCATGCTGGATCACCAG CCACCACAGTACAAACTGGACCCTCGCCTGGCTCGCCTGCTCGGGGTGCACACCCAGACCCGCGCCAGCATCATGCAGGCGCTCTGGCTCTACATCAAACACAACAAGCTGCAGGACAGTCACGAGAAGGAGTACATCAACTGCAACCGCTACTTCCGCCAG ATCTTTAACTGCGTCCGCATGCGCTTCTCTGAGATCCCCATGAAGCTGGCGGGGCTCCTGCAGCACCCAGACCCCATCATCATCAACCACACCATCAG CGTGGACCCCAATGACCAGAAGAAGACTGCCTGCTATGACATCGATGTGGAGGTGGACGATCCCCTGAAAGCTCAGATGAGCAACTTCCTGGCTTCCACCACCAACCAGCAGGAGATCGCCTCCCTGGATGCCAAG ATTCATGAGACCATCGAATCCATCAACCAGCTGAAGACGCAGCGTGATTTCATGCTGAGCTTCAGCAACAACCCGCAGGATTTCATCCAGGAGTGGATCAAATCCCAGAGGAGGGACCTCAAG ATCATAACGGACGTGATCGGGAACCCCGAGGAGGAGCGGCGGGCCGAGTTCTACCAGCAGCCCTGGGCGCAGGAGGCTGTGGGCAGACACATCTTTGCCAAG GTCCAGCAGCGTCGGCAGGAACTGGAACAAGTGCTCGGGATCCGCCTGACCTaa
- the PSMC5 gene encoding 26S proteasome regulatory subunit 8 yields the protein MPAEKMAVDGPEQMEMDDGKGGTGLRQYYLSKIEELQLIVNEKSQNLRRLQAQRNELNAKVRLLREELQLLQEQGSYVGEVVRAMDKKKVLVKVHPEGKFVVDVDKNIDINDVTPNCRVALRNDSYTLHKILPNKVDPLVSLMMVEKVPDSTYEMIGGLDKQIKEIKEVIELPVKHPELFEALGIAQPKGVLLYGPPGTGKTLLARAVAHHTDCTFIRVSGSELVQKFIGEGARMVRELFVMAREHAPSIIFMDEIDSIGSSRLEGGSGGDSEVQRTMLELLNQLDGFEATKNIKVIMATNRIDILDSALLRPGRIDRKIEFPPPNEEARLDILKIHSRKMNLTRGINLRKIAELMPGASGAEVKGVCTEAGMYALRERRVHVTQEDFEMAVAKVMQKDSEKNMSIKKLWK from the exons ATGCCGGCGGAGAAGATGGCGGTGGACGGGCCCGAGCAG ATGGAGATGGATGATGGGAAAGGCGGCACAGGGCTCCGGCAGTATTACCTGTCCAAGATCGAGGAGCTGCAG CTCATCGTGAACGAGAAGAGCCAGAACCTGCGGCGCCTGCAAGCGCAGAGAAATGAGTTGAACGCTAAAG TGCGCCTGCTACgggaggagctgcagctgctgcaagaACAGGGCTCCTACGTGGGAGAAGTGGTGAGAGCCATGGACAAGAAAAAAGTGCTTGTCAAG GTACATCCAGAGGGGAAGTTTGTGGTGGACGTGGACAAGAACATCGACATTAACGAT GTGACCCCGAACTGCCGCGTGGCCCTGCGCAACGACAGCTACACGCTGCACAAGATCCTGCCCAACAAAGTGGACCCTCTTGTGTCCCTGATGATGGTGGAGAAGGTTCCAGATTCCACTTATGAGATGATCGGGGGCTTGGACAAGCAGATAAAGGAGATCAAGGAAGTGATTGAGCTACCGGTCAAGCACCCGGAGCTTTTTGAGGCACTGGGGATCGCCCAGCCCAAG GGCGTGTTGCTCTATGGACCCCCTGGCACAGGCAAGACCTTGCTGGCCAGGGCTGTGGCCCACCACACCGACTGCACCTTCATCCGCGTCTCGGGCTCCGAGCTGGTGCAGAAGTTCATCGGCGAAG GTGCCCGCATGGTGCGGGAGCTGTTCGTGATGGCCCGGGAACACGCTCCCTCCATCATCTTCATGGACGAGATCGACTCCATCGGCTCCTCCCGCCTGGAGGGTGGCTCTGGTGGGGACAGCGAGGTGCAGCGCACGATGCTGGAGCTCCTCAACCAGCTTGATGGCTTTGAGGCCACCAAGAACATCAAG GTGATCATGGCCACAAACCGGATTGACATCCTGGACTCGGCTCTGCTGCGCCCTGGCCGCATCGACAGGAAGATCGAGTTTCCCCCTCCCAATGAGGAG GCCCGCCTGGACATCCTCAAGATCCACTCCCGGAAAATGAACCTGACGCGGGGCATCAACCTGCGGAAGATCGCGGAGCTGATGCCGGGGGCGTCGGGCGCCGAAGTGAAG GGAGTGTGCACAGAAGCCGGCATGTATGCGCTGAGGGAGAGGCGGGTGCACGTCACGCAGGAAGACTTTGAAATGGCTGTTGCCAAG gTGATGCAGAAGGACAGCGAGAAGAACATGTCCATCAAGAAGCTGTGGAAGTAA